A single genomic interval of Helianthus annuus cultivar XRQ/B chromosome 13, HanXRQr2.0-SUNRISE, whole genome shotgun sequence harbors:
- the LOC110900314 gene encoding protein SICKLE: MEDSTQRRERLKAMRLEASKEDATHNKDHSAVSLANPLLESTTNSETEVQMTSRSFSYYTNPMAVYSGNKQRSQVSPQITQNISSTPMYVYILWSMEESTQRREWLKAMRLDASKEDATHNKDHSVVSLANPLLESTTNSETEVQTTSRSFCYYTNPMAAYSGNKQRSQVSPQISQNISSTPSNTIYLQTNETFLTFPSTPYKPIAKSANLFTEPELEGQVVTLEVTIAHQVSVFLSRKPTSQVVQDMGEGEAMGQGQGGGRGRGRGHNQVSAEEQRPDCFINKSMLEDPWKLLEPVIWKSLKKQWLPPSLNAKKPRVSESQRQSSSQPNLAEILAASFNEAVEDVPDAE; encoded by the exons ATGGAAGATTCAACTCAGAGAAGAGAAAGACTAAAAGCTATGCGATTGGAAGCTTCAAAGGAGGATGCAACTCATAACAAAGATCATTCAGCTGTTAGTCTCGCAAACCCGTTACTTGAATCCACAACTAACTCTGAAACTGAGGTGCAGATGACTTCTCGAAGCTTTAGTTATTACACCAACCCAATGGCTGTGTATTCTGGCAACAAGCAGAGGAGCCAGGTCAGCCCTCAGATAACACAGAATATTTCATCCACTCCAA TGTATGTATATATTCTCTGGTCAATGGAAGAGTCAACTCAGAGAAGAGAATGGCTAAAAGCTATGCGATTGGATGCTTCAAAGGAGGATGCAACTCATAACAAAGATCATTCGGTTGTTAGTCTCGCAAACCCGTTACTTGAATCCACAACTAACTCTGAAACTGAGGTGCAGACGACTTCTCGAAGCTTTTGTTATTACACCAACCCAATGGCTGCGTATTCTGGCAACAAGCAGAGGAGCCAGGTCAGCCCTCAGATATCACAGAATATTTCATCCACTCCAAGTAATACCATAT ATTTGCAGACCAATGAAACGTTTCTCACCTTCCCTTCAACCCCATATAAACCAATCGCCAAATCCGCAAAT CTCTTTACCGAACCCGAGTTGGAGGGGCAAGTCGTCACCCTAGAGGTTACTATAGCCCACCAGGTGTCGGTTTTCCTATCCCGCAAACCCACTTCACAAGTGGTCCAAGATATGGGAGAGGGAGAGGCCATGGGTCAAGGACAGGGTGGAGGGCGAGGGCGAGGGCGGGGCCATAATCAAGTATCGGCAGAAGAACAACGGCCCGATTGTTTCATCAACAAGTCAATGTTGGAAGACCCTTGGAAGTTACTAGAACCCGTAATTTGGAAGTCACTCAAAAAGCAGTGGCTTCCACCTTCTCTTAATGCGAAAAAACCTAGAGTTTCAGAATCTCAAAGACAGTCTAGTTCGCAACCTAACCTTGCTGAAATATTGGCTGCATCTTTTAATGAAGCTGTAGAGGATGTACCCGATGCTGAATGA